One Bacteroidota bacterium genomic window carries:
- a CDS encoding YceI family protein codes for MKKLILTISCGIISLTGFSQIYLANNKAAQIKFFSTTPVENIDATNDAVTSILNTTTDSVGVKVPINAFIFPKSLMQEHFNENYMESAKYPNAKFSGKINEKVDYTKNGEYKVTCTGTLTIHGVAQPTTISGTLKINEGKVHLDSKFAVKLKDFKIEVPKLVFQNIAESIDVTMTATYSPYVKKQ; via the coding sequence ATGAAAAAATTAATTTTAACTATTAGCTGCGGAATCATCAGCTTAACCGGATTCTCACAAATTTATTTGGCCAACAATAAAGCTGCTCAAATTAAATTTTTTAGTACTACTCCGGTCGAAAACATTGATGCAACCAACGATGCGGTTACTTCAATTTTAAATACCACTACAGATTCGGTAGGGGTAAAAGTTCCAATTAATGCTTTTATTTTTCCAAAATCGTTGATGCAGGAGCACTTTAACGAAAACTACATGGAAAGTGCTAAATATCCTAACGCTAAATTCAGTGGTAAGATAAACGAAAAAGTAGACTATACTAAAAATGGTGAATACAAAGTTACTTGCACCGGAACCCTTACCATACATGGAGTTGCTCAACCAACAACCATTTCTGGTACATTAAAAATCAATGAAGGTAAAGTACATCTTGATTCAAAATTTGCTGTTAAATTAAAAGATTTCAAAATTGAGGTTCCTAAATTGGTTTTCCAAAATATTGCTGAATCAATTGATGTAACTATGACGGCTACCTATTCGCCTTATGTAAAAAAACAGTAA
- a CDS encoding DUF4271 domain-containing protein yields MNKSALPFISTPLDSNRNKSIISYDISESEASKSTTFDSLLPKKSIPKLELSVPIGPEPIKDFVPTQVKKVKEKKKEKIEQPSNTIAAKDLPLTSLSSTPERQLIQPTALTTDTISQVKKLVKVVPVKVKKFEPAHSYTRSLFESNLLQVHQIEPKVRNKEHNDWVTGILLLVVVIGCIINVSYRSRLKQLFNAFASNRFVHQMVREENVMFQRINIFLSMLFLLITSLFIFQIGRYYKLPFASNNDFVNYAVILFALFAFYFIKISTVNFLGFLLKIEREIKEYVFAVFLYNHFIGLGLIPVVVLLAFVPTIPQNIVFICAAACFLASFLLRAIRSYGNVSGTSRFSVFYLFLYLCALEILPLVVITKLIINIV; encoded by the coding sequence GTGAACAAAAGCGCTTTGCCATTTATTTCAACTCCACTTGACTCCAATCGCAATAAGAGTATCATATCGTATGATATTTCTGAATCGGAAGCTAGTAAGTCAACTACCTTTGATAGTTTATTACCCAAAAAATCGATTCCTAAATTAGAACTAAGTGTTCCTATAGGACCTGAACCGATCAAGGATTTTGTACCTACACAGGTTAAAAAAGTTAAGGAAAAGAAAAAAGAGAAAATTGAACAACCATCTAACACAATTGCTGCAAAGGATTTACCTCTTACCAGTCTATCTTCAACTCCAGAAAGGCAACTAATACAACCAACAGCGCTTACTACCGACACTATTTCTCAAGTTAAGAAGCTTGTTAAAGTAGTTCCGGTAAAGGTGAAAAAGTTCGAACCGGCGCACTCTTACACTAGAAGTTTATTTGAAAGCAACTTATTGCAAGTCCACCAAATTGAACCAAAGGTTAGAAATAAAGAGCACAACGACTGGGTAACAGGTATATTATTATTGGTAGTAGTGATAGGTTGTATTATAAACGTATCCTACCGTAGCAGGCTCAAGCAATTGTTTAATGCCTTTGCCAGTAACCGCTTTGTTCACCAAATGGTACGTGAAGAAAATGTAATGTTTCAGCGTATCAATATATTTTTATCGATGTTGTTTTTACTCATTACATCCTTGTTTATTTTTCAAATTGGCCGTTATTATAAATTACCCTTCGCTTCAAACAATGATTTTGTGAACTATGCTGTAATACTTTTTGCCTTGTTTGCTTTTTACTTCATTAAAATATCGACTGTTAATTTTTTAGGATTTTTACTAAAAATTGAACGGGAAATAAAGGAATATGTGTTTGCTGTATTTCTTTACAACCATTTTATTGGGTTGGGACTTATTCCGGTAGTAGTGCTGCTTGCCTTTGTACCGACCATTCCCCAGAACATTGTTTTTATTTGCGCAGCGGCCTGTTTTTTAGCTTCTTTTTTGCTTCGAGCTATACGTAGTTATGGAAATGTTTCGGGAACTTCCCGCTTTTCTGTTTTCTATTTATTTTTATATCTTTGCGCCCTTGAAATTTTACCTTTAGTGGTAATAACGAAGTTGATTATTAACATTGTATAG
- a CDS encoding uroporphyrinogen-III synthase, whose translation MKVKSILVSQPKPESEKSPYFDLAKKCNIKIDFRPFIHVEGIPAADFRKDRINISEHTAVILTSKNAVDHFFRMCQEMRVSIPDTLKYFCISESTAYYLQKYVVYRKRKIFHGKQTFLDLIDVIKKHKEEKFLLPCSDKHKEEVPEVLDQLNINYTKAILYKTVCSDLSDLADVNYDVLVFFSPSGIKSLFQNFPKFKQNKTRIAAFGPTTAKAVKEAGLKLDIHAPMPAAPSMTMALEQYIVKANKGK comes from the coding sequence TTGAAGGTTAAAAGCATTCTAGTTTCACAACCTAAACCGGAATCTGAAAAATCACCTTATTTTGACCTCGCCAAAAAGTGTAATATAAAGATTGATTTCAGGCCCTTTATACATGTTGAAGGAATTCCTGCAGCAGATTTTCGTAAAGACCGTATTAATATTTCAGAGCATACAGCTGTTATTTTAACTAGCAAAAATGCCGTAGATCATTTTTTCAGAATGTGTCAGGAAATGCGTGTTTCTATTCCGGATACATTAAAATATTTTTGCATATCTGAATCAACTGCCTATTATTTGCAGAAATATGTGGTGTACCGCAAGCGTAAAATTTTTCATGGCAAACAAACCTTTCTCGATTTGATTGATGTAATTAAAAAGCACAAAGAAGAAAAGTTTTTATTGCCTTGCTCCGATAAACACAAAGAAGAAGTTCCCGAAGTTTTGGATCAATTAAATATCAATTATACTAAGGCTATATTGTACAAAACCGTTTGTAGCGATTTGAGCGACTTGGCTGATGTAAATTACGATGTACTGGTATTTTTTAGTCCTTCAGGGATAAAATCCTTGTTTCAAAATTTTCCAAAGTTTAAACAAAACAAAACACGAATTGCAGCGTTTGGGCCAACTACCGCGAAAGCAGTAAAAGAGGCAGGTTTAAAATTGGATATTCATGCTCCTATGCCAGCCGCCCCTTCCATGACAATGGCACTTGAACAATACATTGTTAAAGCCAATAAAGGAAAGTAA
- a CDS encoding TIGR01777 family protein, whose product MTPGKTILITGGTGLVGKHLQHQLLVKGYNIKVLSSNESACDGITIFYWNITSGYIDIRAIENVNYIVHLAGANIAQKRWTAAQKQNILDSRIKSMQLLYSAIDKSTHQLSAVISSSGAGYYGAYTNEKIYHESDTAAEDFLGSICLQWENSVAQFSELKIRTVALRAGVVFAKGGGALEKLKMVAKFGLSAAFGTGKQYFPWIHIHDLCAIYIKAIEDNNMRGAYNAVAPQHINNKYFTSTLAKCLGKPYFLPNVPAFVLKIMLGEMAVMLLEGSRVSCEKIQDAGFVFKFKDCEEAIRDLIV is encoded by the coding sequence ATGACTCCCGGCAAAACTATTCTAATTACAGGCGGTACAGGCTTAGTAGGTAAGCACCTGCAACATCAATTACTTGTCAAAGGTTATAACATTAAAGTACTTTCAAGTAATGAATCCGCTTGCGACGGAATCACTATTTTTTACTGGAATATTACTAGTGGATATATTGATATACGAGCAATTGAGAATGTGAACTATATAGTGCATTTAGCCGGCGCCAACATAGCACAAAAAAGGTGGACTGCGGCTCAGAAGCAAAATATTCTGGATAGCCGAATAAAATCAATGCAATTACTGTATAGCGCAATTGACAAAAGCACGCATCAACTTTCAGCTGTTATTTCCTCATCGGGTGCTGGTTATTATGGAGCGTATACTAACGAGAAAATTTATCATGAATCAGATACCGCCGCTGAAGATTTTTTAGGAAGTATTTGCCTTCAATGGGAAAATTCAGTTGCCCAATTCAGTGAATTAAAAATTCGAACGGTAGCATTACGCGCAGGTGTTGTCTTTGCTAAGGGTGGAGGAGCCCTGGAAAAATTAAAGATGGTTGCAAAATTTGGTTTGTCGGCTGCTTTTGGTACAGGCAAACAATATTTTCCATGGATACATATTCACGATTTGTGTGCTATCTATATAAAGGCAATTGAAGACAATAACATGCGAGGTGCATATAATGCTGTAGCGCCACAACACATAAATAATAAGTACTTTACTTCCACATTAGCCAAATGTTTAGGTAAGCCCTATTTCTTACCAAATGTACCAGCATTCGTCTTAAAAATCATGCTGGGTGAAATGGCTGTTATGCTGTTAGAAGGAAGCCGAGTATCGTGCGAAAAAATTCAAGATGCAGGTTTTGTGTTTAAGTTTAAGGATTGTGAGGAAGCTATAAGGGATTTGATTGTGTAG
- a CDS encoding Hsp20/alpha crystallin family protein, with protein sequence MTLVKFKNSNMPVIPTFFDTLLGKDFFDYNFSNVKLTLPAANVKETKDNFVLELAAPGMKKSDFKVEVTNSVLTVSSETENKMEESKDGYTRKEFNFESFSRSFNLPQLVNKDMISAEYVNGLLTITIPKREEAKEKPSRLIDIA encoded by the coding sequence ATGACACTAGTAAAATTTAAAAACAGCAACATGCCCGTAATTCCCACTTTTTTTGACACACTTTTGGGAAAAGACTTTTTTGATTACAATTTTTCAAATGTAAAATTAACCTTGCCGGCTGCAAACGTAAAGGAAACAAAAGATAATTTTGTTTTAGAATTAGCAGCTCCCGGAATGAAAAAATCGGATTTCAAGGTGGAGGTTACAAACTCTGTGCTAACTGTATCGTCTGAAACAGAAAACAAAATGGAAGAAAGTAAAGATGGATATACTCGTAAAGAATTCAATTTTGAATCTTTTTCGCGTAGCTTTAATTTGCCTCAGTTAGTAAATAAAGATATGATTAGTGCCGAGTATGTAAATGGTTTGTTAACCATTACTATTCCTAAGCGTGAAGAAGCGAAGGAAAAGCCATCTCGATTAATTGATATTGCTTAA
- the recJ gene encoding single-stranded-DNA-specific exonuclease RecJ yields MKKRWVIAEAPSEQQTNTLATELNIHKVLAALLIQRGVTNFEEARNFFRPQLTALHDPFLMQDMQAAVSRIKSAIQKGERILIYGDYDVDGTTAVALMFSFLKKEYTAIEYYIPDRYSEGYGISVKGIDYAANNNFSLIIALDCGIKSCDKVAYATNRGIDFIICDHHRPGETIPKAIAVLDPKREDCNYPFKELTGCGIGFKLIQAYAAQSEIDFSNLQTYLDLVAVSIAADIVPIVGENRILAHFGLIELNERPRPGFKAMIEIANFSQQKPLTISDVVFIIAPRINAAGRLESGNRAVELLLSETAQHATISGNNLNSTNTERKNIDKLITEQALAIIGDDAYLIQKKSTVLYRPDWHKGVVGIVASRLIEKYYRPTIVLTQSNGLLTGSARSVKNFDVYNAIEACAHLLEQFGGHKYAAGLSLKEENLEAFQLKFEEVVSATIDEKWLTPEIEIDALLDFSDIDAKFFRILKQFAPFGPENMHPVFASKGLTDKGYAKVVGNNHLKLDAIQSNTQLSFPCIAFGLGEYYTQLLQKKPFDMCYTIGENEWMGKSNLQLLVKDFNFYE; encoded by the coding sequence ATGAAAAAACGTTGGGTTATTGCTGAAGCTCCTTCCGAACAACAAACCAATACACTCGCTACCGAACTCAATATTCACAAAGTTCTTGCTGCACTATTGATTCAACGCGGAGTTACCAATTTTGAAGAAGCACGAAACTTTTTTCGTCCACAACTTACAGCTCTGCATGATCCATTTTTGATGCAGGACATGCAAGCTGCTGTGAGCAGAATTAAAAGTGCAATACAAAAAGGCGAACGCATATTAATTTATGGCGATTACGATGTAGATGGTACCACAGCAGTTGCGTTAATGTTTAGTTTTCTAAAGAAGGAATATACTGCCATTGAATACTATATTCCCGATCGTTACAGTGAAGGATATGGAATTTCTGTAAAGGGAATAGATTATGCCGCCAACAACAATTTTTCATTGATTATTGCGCTGGATTGTGGAATTAAAAGTTGCGATAAGGTTGCTTATGCTACTAATCGAGGAATCGATTTTATAATTTGTGATCATCACCGACCAGGTGAAACAATTCCCAAAGCTATTGCTGTACTCGATCCCAAAAGGGAGGATTGCAATTATCCTTTTAAAGAATTAACAGGGTGTGGAATAGGCTTTAAATTAATACAGGCCTATGCCGCACAAAGCGAAATTGATTTCTCCAATCTGCAAACTTATCTTGATTTGGTGGCTGTAAGTATTGCAGCCGACATTGTTCCTATTGTTGGTGAAAATAGAATTTTGGCACATTTTGGATTAATAGAATTAAATGAGCGTCCTCGCCCTGGATTTAAAGCAATGATTGAAATTGCCAATTTTTCGCAACAAAAGCCGCTCACAATTTCGGATGTGGTATTTATTATTGCACCTCGTATTAATGCCGCCGGTAGACTGGAATCGGGAAACAGGGCGGTTGAGCTATTACTTAGCGAAACTGCCCAACATGCAACAATTTCGGGCAACAACCTGAACAGTACGAATACCGAGCGAAAAAATATTGACAAATTAATTACCGAACAGGCGCTAGCAATTATTGGTGATGATGCATATTTAATTCAAAAAAAATCTACCGTGCTTTATCGACCCGATTGGCATAAAGGCGTTGTTGGTATTGTAGCATCACGCCTCATCGAAAAGTATTACCGTCCTACTATAGTGCTAACACAATCAAATGGATTACTTACAGGTTCGGCACGCTCCGTGAAAAATTTTGATGTATACAATGCTATTGAAGCATGCGCTCATTTGCTCGAACAATTTGGAGGTCATAAATATGCAGCAGGCTTATCGCTCAAAGAAGAAAACTTGGAAGCATTTCAACTAAAATTCGAAGAAGTGGTATCTGCTACCATCGACGAAAAATGGCTTACTCCTGAAATCGAAATTGATGCATTGCTTGATTTTTCTGACATTGATGCAAAGTTTTTTCGCATCCTCAAACAGTTTGCTCCTTTTGGTCCCGAAAATATGCACCCGGTGTTTGCTTCAAAAGGCCTTACCGATAAAGGATATGCAAAGGTGGTTGGCAACAATCATTTAAAGTTAGATGCTATCCAAAGCAATACACAACTTTCCTTTCCTTGTATAGCATTTGGCTTAGGCGAATACTATACGCAGTTATTACAAAAAAAACCATTCGATATGTGTTATACTATAGGTGAAAATGAATGGATGGGTAAAAGTAATTTGCAACTACTGGTGAAAGATTTTAATTTTTACGAATAA
- a CDS encoding GHKL domain-containing protein, producing the protein MTQIQKRPRPLFLFYLLVVYVFIQFSWWSYLMVKLNNEVLEQRLHIIALQTSDASEIETAQSELHAKLKKRWLMIAGEGTVFLVLLISGFLQTRKTFKKEAELGLRQKNFLLSITHELKSPIASAKLQLETLLKRDLPKEKQNEIIHNALADTERLNALVENVLIAVRLEDNSFRLLKQVSNFSELVESEMNKLATLFQQQKQHHLSLSIEKGIEFEADRFAFISILTNLYENAIKYSPNVPQITCILKKCEHKILLQIADEGSGVSEAEKQLIFDKFYRIGNEETRKNKGTGLGLYIVKKLVLAHQGTIEVKKNSPKGSIFEIVLIT; encoded by the coding sequence ATGACGCAAATTCAAAAACGACCCAGACCGCTTTTTTTATTCTACTTACTGGTGGTGTATGTGTTTATTCAATTTAGTTGGTGGAGTTATTTAATGGTGAAGTTGAACAACGAGGTACTTGAACAACGGTTACACATAATAGCATTGCAAACTTCTGATGCCAGCGAAATTGAAACCGCTCAAAGCGAGCTTCATGCAAAATTGAAAAAGCGCTGGTTAATGATCGCCGGAGAAGGAACTGTTTTTTTGGTTTTGTTGATTTCCGGATTTTTGCAAACACGAAAAACCTTTAAAAAGGAAGCGGAGTTAGGATTGCGGCAAAAGAATTTTTTGTTATCCATCACACATGAATTAAAATCTCCAATAGCTTCTGCAAAGCTGCAACTTGAAACTTTATTGAAAAGAGATTTGCCCAAAGAAAAGCAAAACGAAATTATACATAACGCGCTTGCCGATACCGAACGCCTAAACGCATTGGTTGAAAATGTACTGATTGCAGTACGTTTAGAGGACAATAGTTTTAGACTTCTAAAGCAAGTTTCTAATTTCTCGGAATTAGTAGAAAGCGAAATGAATAAACTAGCTACCTTATTTCAGCAACAAAAACAGCATCACTTAAGTTTATCTATTGAAAAAGGAATTGAGTTTGAAGCAGATCGTTTTGCCTTTATCTCAATTCTCACAAACCTTTACGAAAACGCTATTAAATATTCACCCAACGTTCCACAAATTACTTGCATTCTAAAAAAATGCGAACACAAAATTTTACTTCAAATTGCCGATGAAGGTAGCGGTGTATCTGAAGCTGAGAAGCAGTTGATTTTTGATAAATTTTACCGAATTGGAAATGAAGAAACCCGCAAAAACAAAGGCACCGGATTAGGTCTTTACATTGTAAAAAAACTTGTGCTTGCCCATCAGGGAACCATTGAAGTAAAGAAAAATTCACCCAAAGGAAGTATTTTCGAAATAGTATTAATAACCTAA